Proteins encoded by one window of Halomonas sp. SH5A2:
- the cyoC gene encoding cytochrome o ubiquinol oxidase subunit III — protein sequence MASEAVSKHDDHAHPETHDHHDTGSIKVFGFWVYLMSDLVIFGTLFATFAVLLRGTAGGPDGSEIFDLPLILAGTFMLLISSFTYGMAVLAMTAEKVDQVKKWLWITFVLGAGFIALEIYEFQHLIHLGYGPDRSAFLSAFFTLVGTHGLHVFFGLVWILVVLYQLRTKGLNDMTRPRILCLSLFWHFLDIVWICVFSFVYLMGVL from the coding sequence ATGGCGAGCGAAGCAGTAAGTAAACACGACGATCACGCGCATCCAGAGACGCATGATCACCACGATACCGGCAGCATCAAGGTATTCGGTTTCTGGGTTTACCTGATGAGCGATTTGGTGATCTTCGGAACACTATTCGCCACATTCGCCGTGCTCCTTCGGGGCACGGCCGGTGGGCCCGACGGCTCCGAGATCTTTGATCTACCCTTGATCCTGGCCGGTACGTTCATGCTGTTGATCAGCAGCTTTACCTACGGCATGGCGGTGCTGGCAATGACCGCCGAGAAGGTAGATCAAGTCAAAAAATGGCTATGGATCACCTTCGTGCTGGGGGCAGGCTTTATTGCCCTCGAGATCTATGAGTTCCAACATCTCATTCATCTCGGCTACGGTCCTGATCGCAGCGCCTTTTTATCAGCCTTCTTTACTTTGGTTGGTACACACGGTCTGCACGTGTTTTTCGGGCTGGTCTGGATCCTGGTAGTGCTCTATCAATTGCGCACCAAGGGTCTGAACGATATGACGCGTCCGCGTATTCTGTGCCTTAGCTTGTTCTGGCACTTTCTGGATATCGTGTGGATTTGTGTATTCTCATTCGTCTACCTGATGGGGGTTCTGTAA
- the cyoE gene encoding heme o synthase → MAKMGDYFALTKPGIIGGNTISVMGGYFLAARGDFDLLLFMSAVVGLALVIASGCAFNNVIDRDIDAVMSRTRTRALVQGRITPFAALCFAALLGIAGFAVLALGTNGLTVALAGFGYAIYVGAYSLYMKRHSEYGTLVGSLSGAVPPVVGYCAVTNQLDAGALTLLLIFCLWQMPHSYAIAIFRMDDYRAASIPVLPVVRGIASARRYILGYIVAFIAASLALALAGYAGIGYLIVALVMGSYWLYQAVQGYHGSDDIRWARRVFGVSILAITALSVAMSLDASLLSLPPLLDRWL, encoded by the coding sequence ATGGCAAAGATGGGCGATTATTTCGCCCTCACCAAACCGGGTATCATTGGTGGTAATACGATTTCGGTGATGGGCGGCTATTTTTTAGCCGCCCGCGGCGATTTTGATCTATTGCTATTTATGAGCGCGGTGGTGGGCCTGGCGCTGGTGATTGCGTCGGGCTGTGCCTTCAATAACGTGATCGATCGCGATATCGACGCGGTGATGAGCCGCACGCGGACACGGGCTCTGGTTCAGGGCCGCATCACGCCGTTTGCGGCACTTTGCTTTGCGGCGTTACTGGGTATCGCTGGTTTCGCTGTGCTGGCACTGGGTACCAATGGCTTGACGGTTGCGCTGGCTGGCTTTGGCTATGCCATTTATGTCGGGGCCTATAGCCTTTACATGAAGCGTCACTCAGAGTACGGGACTTTGGTTGGCAGCCTTTCAGGTGCGGTACCGCCGGTAGTGGGATACTGTGCCGTGACGAACCAACTGGACGCAGGCGCGCTCACGCTACTGTTGATTTTCTGTCTTTGGCAAATGCCGCATTCCTATGCGATTGCTATTTTCCGGATGGATGATTATCGCGCTGCCTCGATTCCGGTTCTGCCGGTCGTCCGTGGTATTGCTTCGGCTCGCCGCTATATCCTTGGCTACATTGTGGCGTTCATTGCGGCATCATTGGCATTGGCGCTGGCTGGCTATGCGGGTATTGGCTATCTGATCGTGGCATTGGTCATGGGAAGCTATTGGCTTTACCAAGCCGTGCAGGGCTATCACGGAAGCGATGATATCCGCTGGGCCAGGCGCGTGTTTGGCGTATCGATTCTGGCGATTACAGCGCTTAGTGTTGCCATGTCGCTGGATGCCAGCCTGCTGTCGTTACCTCCGTTGTTAGATCGTTGGTTATGA
- the cyoA gene encoding ubiquinol oxidase subunit II: MRKNLYAKAAGLLLLLSLFLLLGGCSSALMDPKGQIGVEQRTLILTAFGIMQIVVLPVIGMTLFFAWRYRRGNHKAAYTPDWAHNTWVEVVVWLIPCVIVLFLAGLTWYTSNSLDPHKPIAEEGEETLEIQAVAMDWKWLFIYPEQGIASVNELAIPTDTPVRFRVSSASVMNAFFIPDLGSQIYAMAGMDNDVHLIADEEGTYPGRSTNYSGSGFSGMTFEAHATSEEGFDEWVSEVSESSNSISFDDGYRELLKPSRNHPVEYFSEVSPTLYEDILNNYHNGEPVEVLPNETGYKHASSDHQEQDGDMAMNAEAAE, from the coding sequence ATGAGAAAAAACCTCTACGCCAAAGCGGCAGGTCTTCTACTGTTGCTTTCTTTATTTTTACTGCTGGGTGGTTGTAGCTCGGCGTTGATGGACCCGAAGGGTCAAATTGGCGTCGAGCAACGCACCCTAATTCTGACAGCCTTTGGCATCATGCAGATCGTCGTGCTTCCCGTTATCGGGATGACGCTGTTCTTCGCATGGCGTTACCGTCGTGGTAACCACAAGGCCGCTTACACGCCTGATTGGGCACACAACACCTGGGTTGAAGTGGTGGTGTGGCTGATTCCTTGCGTTATCGTCCTCTTCCTCGCCGGGTTGACGTGGTACACCTCAAACAGCCTGGACCCGCACAAGCCCATTGCGGAAGAAGGCGAGGAAACGCTTGAGATCCAGGCAGTGGCAATGGATTGGAAGTGGTTGTTTATCTACCCCGAGCAAGGTATTGCATCGGTCAATGAACTGGCCATCCCAACTGACACGCCGGTACGTTTCCGCGTCAGTTCTGCCTCGGTAATGAATGCGTTCTTTATTCCCGATCTTGGCAGCCAGATTTATGCCATGGCGGGCATGGATAACGACGTTCATTTGATTGCTGATGAAGAAGGTACTTACCCAGGTCGTTCCACCAACTACAGTGGTTCAGGCTTCTCGGGCATGACCTTTGAAGCGCATGCGACATCGGAAGAAGGCTTCGATGAGTGGGTTAGCGAAGTGAGCGAGTCTTCAAACTCGATCAGCTTTGACGATGGCTATCGCGAGTTGTTAAAGCCAAGCCGTAACCATCCGGTCGAGTACTTCTCTGAAGTATCGCCGACCCTTTATGAAGACATTCTCAACAATTATCACAACGGTGAGCCAGTTGAGGTGCTTCCTAATGAGACCGGATACAAACATGCCAGTAGCGATCATCAAGAGCAGGACGGCGATATGGCGATGAACGCGGAGGCAGCGGAGTAG
- a CDS encoding DeoR/GlpR family DNA-binding transcription regulator, which translates to MKDRSALRLATLQEALASGGTLHLRDAAELCGVSEMTIRRDVNAYPQVISLLGGRLVMAHTPGVTPVYDLTEQQASHYQAKNRLCQRAQRFIEDGDTLFVDCGSTLMPLMNQLSGYQELTVITYALNIANAVAPLPNVRLVLLGGLFYPASQTFASDTMAESIERLGINKAFISAAGVDVQRGVSCFHFHEVLPKQAAMAAATKRLLVVDASKFGVVRPAYFASVSEFDVVVTDDESAPGMLHQHSTLTTITAP; encoded by the coding sequence ATGAAAGACCGAAGCGCGTTGCGCTTGGCAACGTTGCAAGAAGCACTCGCCAGCGGTGGGACGCTGCATTTGCGCGATGCGGCTGAGCTGTGTGGTGTGTCCGAAATGACCATTCGGCGGGATGTTAACGCCTACCCGCAAGTGATTAGCCTGCTCGGTGGCCGGTTGGTCATGGCGCACACCCCGGGTGTTACCCCGGTATATGATCTTACCGAGCAGCAGGCCAGCCACTACCAGGCGAAAAACCGCCTGTGCCAACGTGCTCAACGGTTCATAGAAGATGGCGATACGCTGTTTGTCGACTGTGGCTCGACATTGATGCCGCTAATGAATCAACTGAGTGGTTATCAGGAACTGACAGTGATTACCTATGCCCTCAACATCGCGAATGCTGTCGCACCCTTGCCGAACGTGCGACTGGTGTTGCTGGGTGGCTTGTTTTATCCGGCGTCGCAGACTTTTGCCAGTGACACCATGGCCGAGTCCATCGAGCGGTTGGGTATTAACAAGGCGTTTATTTCGGCGGCGGGCGTCGATGTGCAGCGTGGGGTGAGTTGCTTTCATTTTCATGAGGTGCTGCCCAAGCAGGCGGCAATGGCGGCAGCCACGAAGCGTCTTTTGGTCGTCGATGCCAGTAAATTCGGCGTGGTGCGGCCAGCCTATTTTGCCTCGGTAAGTGAGTTTGATGTGGTGGTCACCGATGATGAGAGCGCACCCGGTATGCTCCATCAACACAGCACATTGACGACGATTACGGCCCCATAG
- a CDS encoding outer membrane protein OmpK, protein MASAASSVNADTFDPIWSFANVSVNYLDWSDGTEDRTANNATKSDFMFLEIEGGLGYEWGEFYGFFDFENPTNDQFDEASGGTDNFRTAGKLTSHIYLGDSPLSIYAHLYDFRDYGFNLREQDQILGLGYIANFENGLWIKPFLGAARVQSNSYTGSNGFMAGWVAGYDFTAFGQDFGVTNWHEQTFGRDDEYLEQNYQPPESKANSVGTNGAVSLWWHPTELVTTGIQYRYADEKLGTPNNYQNAMIYTVKLNLL, encoded by the coding sequence ATGGCCAGTGCTGCCAGTAGCGTTAACGCTGATACCTTCGATCCGATTTGGTCGTTTGCCAATGTATCGGTCAACTATCTGGACTGGTCTGACGGCACCGAAGACCGCACCGCCAATAATGCCACCAAGAGCGATTTCATGTTCCTCGAAATCGAAGGCGGCCTGGGCTACGAATGGGGTGAGTTTTACGGCTTCTTTGATTTTGAGAACCCCACCAACGACCAATTCGACGAAGCTAGCGGCGGCACCGATAACTTCCGCACGGCGGGCAAGCTAACCTCGCACATTTACCTGGGCGACAGCCCACTGTCGATTTATGCCCACCTATACGACTTCCGCGACTATGGCTTTAACCTCCGCGAACAGGATCAAATCCTCGGCCTGGGTTATATAGCCAATTTTGAGAACGGTCTATGGATTAAGCCATTTCTGGGGGCCGCCCGGGTTCAAAGTAACAGCTATACCGGCTCTAACGGCTTTATGGCGGGCTGGGTCGCCGGTTACGACTTCACTGCGTTTGGTCAGGACTTTGGCGTGACCAACTGGCACGAGCAGACCTTTGGCCGCGACGACGAATACCTAGAGCAGAACTACCAGCCTCCTGAGTCGAAAGCCAACAGCGTCGGCACTAACGGTGCGGTCAGTCTCTGGTGGCACCCTACCGAGTTGGTCACTACCGGCATCCAGTACCGCTACGCTGATGAGAAACTAGGCACGCCTAATAATTATCAGAACGCGATGATTTACACTGTGAAGCTCAACCTGCTGTAA
- the cyoD gene encoding cytochrome o ubiquinol oxidase subunit IV translates to MKDSPASHGSVKSYVTGLILSIVLTIIPFTVVMTGALSMNATVWTIVITAIAQILVQLVMFMHMDTKQEEGWNFMSFVFTLIILGLVVGGSLWIMQNLHLNLHIG, encoded by the coding sequence ATGAAGGATTCACCCGCTTCACACGGCAGCGTTAAGTCGTATGTGACAGGGCTCATTCTGTCCATCGTGCTGACCATTATCCCCTTCACGGTGGTAATGACCGGCGCGCTGAGCATGAATGCCACCGTTTGGACGATCGTAATTACCGCCATCGCCCAGATTTTGGTGCAGCTTGTGATGTTCATGCACATGGACACTAAGCAAGAGGAAGGCTGGAATTTCATGTCCTTCGTCTTTACCTTGATTATTCTCGGCCTGGTTGTTGGAGGTTCGTTGTGGATCATGCAGAACCTGCACCTCAATCTGCACATCGGGTAA
- the cyoB gene encoding cytochrome o ubiquinol oxidase subunit I, whose product MFGKLGLDSIPFYDPIIVTMMIMTVIGGAVLVAGITYFRKWGYLWNEWVTSVDHKKIGIMYFIVALVMLIRGIGEALMMRLQLAIASGGSEGFLPPEHYDQLFTTHGVIMIFFVAMPMVIGLMNLIVPLQIGARDVAYPFLNNLSFWLFVSGAMIVNLSLFIGEFGTTGWLAYAPLSGIEYSPGVGVDYWIWALQISGVGTTLTGINFFVTILKMRAPGMKLFRMPIFTWTSLCANVLIIASFPILTATIALLTLDRYLGMNFFTNDLGGNVMMYVNLIWAWGHPEVYILILPAFGVFSEVVATYSRKRLFGYTTMVWATVAITLLSFLVWLHHFFTMGAGANVNAFFGIMTMIIAVPTGVKVFNWLFTMYRGSIEMSVPMLWLIGFIIVFTIGGMTGVMLSLPAANFVLHNSLFVIAHFHNVIIGGVVFGMMAGMYYWFPKAFGFKLDEKWGKFSFWCWLIGFLMAFMPLYVLSFDGAVRRMSSYEPTEWQPMMIVALIGACIILLGILSTLIMVAVSVKNRHSMKYADMSGDPWDGRTLEWATSSPAPFYNFAHLPKISGIDDFWRQKQEGREAIGTGPYQDIHMPRNTIAGPVISLFSMIFGFALVWHIWWLAIVGGIGMFVAFIARVANDDIDYYVPAAEVERIETAHKKRLEEYREWLKQHPEEASHLQVRMQG is encoded by the coding sequence ATGTTTGGAAAACTCGGTTTAGACTCGATTCCGTTTTATGACCCCATTATCGTAACGATGATGATAATGACTGTTATAGGCGGAGCGGTACTGGTTGCGGGGATTACCTACTTTCGTAAGTGGGGCTACCTGTGGAATGAGTGGGTGACTTCGGTCGACCACAAGAAAATCGGTATCATGTACTTCATCGTGGCGCTGGTGATGCTGATCCGCGGCATTGGTGAAGCGCTGATGATGCGTTTGCAGCTGGCGATTGCCTCTGGTGGGTCAGAAGGCTTCCTGCCGCCGGAGCACTACGACCAGTTGTTCACGACCCATGGCGTGATCATGATCTTCTTCGTGGCCATGCCCATGGTCATCGGTTTGATGAACCTGATTGTGCCGCTTCAGATTGGTGCGCGCGACGTCGCTTACCCGTTCCTGAACAATCTTAGCTTCTGGCTGTTTGTATCAGGTGCGATGATTGTCAATCTATCTCTGTTTATAGGCGAGTTTGGTACAACCGGCTGGCTGGCCTATGCGCCTCTTTCGGGGATTGAATACAGTCCAGGGGTCGGGGTTGATTACTGGATATGGGCGTTGCAGATATCCGGGGTCGGTACCACGTTGACGGGGATTAACTTCTTCGTGACGATCCTGAAAATGCGTGCGCCGGGCATGAAGCTGTTCCGCATGCCGATCTTTACGTGGACTTCGCTGTGCGCCAACGTGCTGATCATCGCGTCGTTCCCGATTCTGACCGCGACGATTGCATTGCTGACGCTTGATCGTTATCTGGGGATGAACTTCTTCACCAACGATCTTGGTGGCAATGTGATGATGTACGTCAACCTCATCTGGGCCTGGGGCCATCCTGAGGTGTACATCTTGATCCTGCCGGCATTCGGGGTATTTTCTGAAGTCGTAGCCACCTACAGCCGTAAGCGACTCTTTGGCTATACAACCATGGTATGGGCGACCGTCGCGATCACACTGCTGTCCTTTCTGGTGTGGTTGCACCACTTCTTCACCATGGGGGCGGGTGCCAACGTCAATGCCTTCTTCGGCATCATGACGATGATCATCGCTGTACCCACGGGTGTGAAGGTATTCAACTGGCTGTTCACCATGTACCGCGGCAGTATTGAGATGTCAGTGCCCATGCTGTGGCTCATCGGTTTCATCATCGTCTTTACCATCGGTGGTATGACTGGTGTGATGCTGTCGCTGCCAGCCGCTAACTTTGTGCTGCACAACAGCTTGTTCGTTATCGCCCACTTCCACAACGTGATTATCGGTGGTGTGGTGTTCGGCATGATGGCGGGCATGTACTACTGGTTCCCGAAAGCGTTTGGCTTCAAGCTCGATGAGAAGTGGGGCAAGTTCAGCTTCTGGTGCTGGCTGATCGGCTTTCTTATGGCCTTTATGCCGCTCTATGTGCTCAGCTTCGATGGGGCCGTGCGTCGCATGTCGTCCTACGAACCCACTGAATGGCAGCCGATGATGATCGTCGCCTTAATCGGCGCATGTATTATCCTGCTGGGTATCTTGTCAACACTGATCATGGTGGCGGTTAGCGTCAAGAACCGTCATAGCATGAAGTATGCTGACATGAGCGGTGACCCTTGGGATGGCCGTACGCTTGAGTGGGCAACCTCTTCGCCTGCGCCGTTTTACAACTTCGCGCATCTGCCGAAAATCAGCGGTATTGATGATTTCTGGCGCCAGAAGCAAGAAGGCCGTGAAGCAATTGGCACTGGGCCTTACCAGGATATTCACATGCCGCGCAATACCATTGCGGGACCGGTGATCAGTCTATTCTCGATGATCTTTGGCTTTGCCCTGGTGTGGCACATCTGGTGGCTGGCGATTGTCGGTGGTATCGGTATGTTCGTCGCCTTCATCGCACGCGTAGCCAATGACGACATTGATTACTACGTGCCAGCGGCAGAAGTCGAGCGTATTGAAACTGCACATAAAAAGCGCCTCGAAGAGTATCGGGAGTGGTTGAAGCAGCATCCCGAAGAAGCGTCTCATCTACAGGTTCGGATGCAGGGGTAA
- the pta gene encoding phosphate acetyltransferase produces the protein MNTPADAPQAILLVPTSEGAGLTSACLGLIQALDTIGLKAGFLKPFMQNELNGPGLDRSTALVSRALNQRPPSPISQARLERLLRDNQTDELMENVIELYDQVTQQAYRDGSALDLVVVEGVVPTQHTTYATQTNAQLAHALNARIILVGTGDLDDPQRLAEELDMHARSFGGVSSSRTLGGILMRMKNLPYAHEDSLSAAPGTFKPQLEESVLAELRQYSPALATDKFHLIGVVPYSNALSAPRTLDVARALNARLLNEGEAVSRRVLSTSLCARSAANALHIFTPGSLVVASGDRDDVILASALATMNGTRLAGVLLTNGFMPNDNMIEMCRPALKTGLPVLAVDTDSLTTAQNLSLLSSEIPMDDFERAEQVARYVAAHIDLEWLKTHLSRGYTHRLSPSAFRHQLVKLAQQAKKRIVLPEGDEPRTIEAAIICQRRGIANCVLLGNRDDIDNIARNRGLTLPDELTIIDPESTRAHYIAPMVDRRRGKLNELTAEAQLQDNVVLGTMMLQLDEVDGLVSGAVHTTANTVRPAFQLIKTAPEYSQVSSIFFMLLPEQVVVYGDCAVNPDPDAETLAEIALQSARSAEAFGIEPRVAMISYSTGDSGTGADVDKVREATRIAQQRAPHLPIDGPLQYDAAAIESVGKQKAPDSPVAGKATVFVFPDLNTGNTTYKAVQRSARVVSVGPMLQGLNKPVNDLSRGALVDDIVYTIALTAIQASQRL, from the coding sequence ATGAATACCCCCGCCGACGCTCCCCAGGCCATTTTACTGGTACCCACCAGCGAAGGGGCCGGGTTAACCTCCGCCTGTCTCGGCCTGATCCAGGCGCTGGACACCATCGGCCTCAAGGCGGGCTTCCTCAAACCGTTCATGCAGAACGAGCTGAACGGCCCGGGGCTTGACCGCTCAACGGCGCTGGTGTCCCGTGCGCTAAACCAGCGTCCGCCCTCGCCTATTTCCCAGGCCCGCCTGGAGCGCCTGCTGCGCGACAACCAGACCGATGAACTGATGGAAAATGTCATCGAGCTCTACGACCAGGTCACCCAGCAGGCTTATCGCGACGGCAGCGCACTGGATCTGGTGGTCGTCGAAGGGGTGGTGCCTACTCAGCACACTACCTACGCCACCCAAACCAATGCACAGCTCGCCCACGCGCTCAACGCACGGATCATTCTGGTGGGCACCGGTGATCTGGATGACCCGCAGCGGCTCGCCGAAGAGCTGGATATGCACGCCCGAAGCTTCGGCGGTGTCAGCTCAAGCCGCACCTTGGGCGGTATTTTGATGCGTATGAAAAACTTGCCTTACGCTCATGAAGATAGTCTTTCTGCAGCGCCGGGCACCTTCAAACCTCAGTTGGAAGAGTCGGTGCTTGCGGAACTCCGGCAGTATTCCCCTGCTCTGGCGACAGATAAATTTCATCTGATAGGCGTTGTCCCCTACAGCAATGCGCTCAGCGCACCGCGCACGTTGGATGTCGCCCGGGCGTTGAATGCCAGGTTGCTGAACGAGGGCGAAGCCGTCAGCCGTCGGGTGCTTTCCACCAGCCTTTGCGCGCGCAGCGCTGCCAATGCGCTGCATATTTTCACGCCGGGCAGCCTGGTCGTGGCGTCTGGCGACCGAGACGACGTGATACTGGCCTCTGCCCTTGCCACCATGAACGGCACCCGGTTGGCAGGCGTGCTGCTGACCAACGGTTTTATGCCCAACGACAACATGATTGAAATGTGTCGGCCCGCACTGAAAACCGGTCTGCCGGTGCTGGCCGTCGACACCGACAGCCTGACCACCGCCCAGAACTTGAGCCTGCTAAGCAGCGAAATTCCCATGGACGATTTCGAGCGCGCTGAACAGGTCGCTCGTTATGTTGCTGCCCATATCGACCTGGAATGGCTAAAAACCCATCTCAGTCGCGGCTACACGCATCGTCTTTCGCCTTCGGCGTTTCGCCACCAGCTGGTCAAGCTCGCTCAACAAGCCAAGAAACGTATTGTGCTGCCGGAAGGCGACGAGCCGCGCACCATCGAAGCGGCGATTATCTGTCAGCGTCGCGGCATTGCCAACTGTGTGCTGCTGGGTAACCGCGATGACATTGACAACATCGCCCGCAACCGCGGCCTGACGCTGCCAGACGAGCTGACCATTATCGACCCGGAAAGCACCCGCGCGCATTACATCGCGCCCATGGTGGACCGGCGACGCGGCAAGCTTAACGAGTTAACCGCCGAGGCTCAGCTGCAGGACAATGTCGTACTCGGCACCATGATGCTGCAGTTGGATGAAGTCGATGGCTTGGTGTCAGGGGCTGTACACACCACGGCCAACACCGTACGGCCCGCGTTTCAGCTGATTAAAACTGCGCCGGAATACAGCCAGGTGTCGTCGATCTTCTTCATGCTGCTGCCTGAACAGGTCGTGGTTTATGGGGACTGTGCAGTGAACCCTGACCCGGACGCTGAAACCCTGGCGGAGATCGCCCTGCAGAGCGCCCGTTCTGCCGAAGCCTTTGGTATCGAGCCACGCGTCGCGATGATCAGCTACTCTACCGGTGATTCCGGTACCGGCGCCGATGTCGACAAGGTGCGCGAAGCGACCCGCATTGCCCAGCAACGCGCGCCGCATTTACCTATCGATGGTCCGCTACAGTACGATGCCGCCGCCATCGAGAGCGTGGGCAAACAAAAGGCGCCTGACTCACCAGTAGCGGGCAAGGCCACGGTGTTCGTATTCCCGGATCTCAATACCGGCAACACGACTTACAAAGCCGTTCAGCGTAGCGCTCGCGTGGTCAGCGTTGGTCCCATGCTGCAGGGCTTGAACAAGCCGGTGAACGACCTCTCACGTGGCGCGTTGGTCGATGATATCGTTTACACCATTGCCCTTACCGCCATCCAGGCCAGTCAGCGACTCTGA
- a CDS encoding Yip1 family protein: MLTHVWGLMAHPQREWKQMHDEHETVFHLYAHHVLILSAVPVVCSFIGTTQFGWGLGAERTIQLNMLDAFYAGIVFYLVILTAVLFMGNVIHWMAKRFVDTPPNRRRCVKFAGYVATPMLLSGIVALYPIVWLCLLAGVIGLCWSGYLLYVGIPNFLDISDEQGFIVSSATLAIGVLVLEMLLAATVLLWGYGERIILSILQ, from the coding sequence ATGCTGACACACGTCTGGGGCTTAATGGCCCATCCTCAGCGCGAATGGAAACAAATGCACGACGAGCACGAAACGGTGTTTCACCTTTATGCTCATCACGTGTTGATTCTAAGCGCAGTACCCGTTGTTTGTTCCTTCATTGGCACCACGCAGTTTGGCTGGGGGCTTGGCGCCGAGCGCACCATCCAGTTGAATATGCTGGATGCCTTCTATGCGGGCATCGTGTTCTACTTGGTCATCCTTACGGCCGTGTTGTTCATGGGCAACGTTATCCACTGGATGGCCAAACGCTTTGTTGACACCCCCCCGAATCGTCGCCGTTGCGTCAAGTTTGCGGGTTATGTCGCGACCCCCATGTTGCTCAGCGGCATTGTGGCACTTTACCCCATCGTATGGCTCTGCCTGCTGGCCGGCGTGATTGGCCTTTGCTGGTCGGGTTATCTGCTTTACGTGGGGATACCGAACTTCCTGGATATCTCTGATGAGCAGGGGTTTATCGTTTCCAGCGCGACCTTGGCAATTGGGGTGCTGGTATTGGAGATGCTTCTGGCAGCGACGGTGCTGCTGTGGGGCTACGGTGAGCGGATAATCCTGAGCATTCTGCAATAG
- a CDS encoding NupC/NupG family nucleoside CNT transporter, with translation MTLLMSLVGMVTLVIIALIFSYDRKSIRLRTVLGAFGIQAGIGAFVLYVPFGQSVLQTISAGVSQILVYADDGISFLFGSLADADEVGFIFAIKVLPVIIFFSSLIAVLYYIGIMQWVIRILGGALQKALGTSRTESLSATANIFVGQTEAPLVVRPFIARMTPSQLFAVMCGGLASVAGSVLAGYAALGIPMEYLVAASFMAAPGGLLFAKLIMPETQDAQDSDSVSKVEEELQEQEDKPSNVLDAAATGATSGLMLAANVGAMLLAFIALIALINGILGGVGGWVGFESLSLEWILGWLFAPLAFLLGVPWEEATLAGSFIGQKLVVNEFVAYINLAPYIEGEQMVAATGQAMTAHTMAILSFALCGFANLSSIAILLGGLGSIAPSRRKEIARFGVKAVLAGTLSNLMSASIAGFFIALGSVAS, from the coding sequence ATGACACTCCTGATGAGCTTGGTCGGCATGGTCACCCTGGTGATTATCGCCCTGATCTTTTCCTACGACCGCAAGTCGATTCGCTTACGTACGGTGCTGGGTGCCTTCGGCATTCAAGCGGGCATTGGCGCCTTTGTACTTTATGTGCCCTTCGGCCAAAGCGTATTGCAGACGATCTCGGCCGGCGTTAGCCAGATTCTGGTGTACGCCGATGACGGCATCAGCTTTCTGTTTGGCAGCTTGGCAGATGCTGACGAGGTCGGTTTCATATTTGCCATTAAAGTCCTGCCGGTGATTATCTTTTTCTCCTCGCTGATCGCGGTGCTTTATTACATCGGTATCATGCAATGGGTCATCCGCATTCTGGGTGGCGCCCTGCAAAAGGCACTGGGCACCTCGCGTACCGAGTCGCTTTCCGCCACGGCAAACATCTTCGTTGGCCAGACCGAGGCGCCGCTCGTCGTGCGTCCTTTTATCGCCCGTATGACACCTTCTCAGTTGTTTGCGGTCATGTGTGGCGGCTTGGCATCAGTGGCGGGCTCCGTACTGGCAGGCTACGCCGCCCTGGGCATTCCCATGGAATACCTGGTCGCAGCCTCCTTTATGGCGGCCCCCGGTGGTCTGCTGTTTGCTAAACTGATCATGCCCGAAACCCAGGATGCGCAAGACAGCGACAGCGTTTCCAAGGTGGAGGAAGAATTGCAGGAGCAGGAAGACAAGCCAAGCAACGTGCTGGATGCAGCAGCGACGGGGGCAACCTCGGGCCTGATGCTGGCTGCCAATGTCGGAGCCATGCTGCTTGCCTTCATCGCGCTGATCGCCTTGATCAACGGCATTCTTGGCGGCGTTGGCGGCTGGGTCGGCTTTGAATCGTTAAGCCTTGAGTGGATTCTGGGCTGGCTGTTTGCCCCGTTGGCCTTTTTACTGGGTGTGCCATGGGAAGAAGCAACACTGGCCGGTTCATTCATTGGCCAAAAATTGGTCGTTAATGAGTTTGTCGCCTATATCAACCTTGCACCCTATATTGAAGGTGAGCAGATGGTCGCGGCCACTGGCCAAGCGATGACCGCACACACCATGGCGATTCTTTCCTTTGCCTTGTGTGGCTTTGCAAATTTATCCTCTATTGCGATTTTGCTCGGCGGCCTGGGTAGCATTGCCCCCTCTCGCCGTAAGGAAATCGCCCGCTTTGGCGTCAAGGCGGTATTGGCAGGCACCTTGTCTAACCTGATGTCGGCCTCTATTGCAGGCTTCTTTATCGCCTTGGGCAGCGTTGCTTCTTAA